ATCCTTGGCCCCCATTCCTTATTGTGTGCGACGTGGGCCGCGCGTTCGAACTCTATTTCGATTGGTCCGGCAATGGGCGGGGTTTTGGCTATTTCCCTGATCAGGCCAGCTATCGGCTGGAACTGCACCAGCTCGCCGATCCCGACAAGCAGGCGATTCTTCGGGCAATCTGGACCGATCCGGCCAGCATCGATCCGCGCGCCAAATCGGCAGAGGTTTCGCGCGATATTGCCAAGCGGCTGGCAGAGGTAAGCAAGTGGCTGGAAAGCGTCCAACGCCTTCGCACAAGTGAGGCAAGTGACAGCGAGCGCAGCCTTGCCATAGAAGAAACCGCTCTGTTCTTGATGCGGCTCATCTTTTGCATGTTTGCAGAGGATGTCGGTCTGCTGCCGAAAGCCAGCTTTCGCGCGTTTCTGGAGCGGTCCGTCACGAACGAAGCTGCCTTCGAACCCGAATTGCGCGCCCTCTGGACTGTCATGGGGAGGGCAGGAGGCGAACGCTACGCTTCGGCCATAGGCAAAGAGGTGCGCTATTTCAACGGCGGGCTGTTTGCATCAGCCCAGACCTACAAGCTATCCAATGCCGATCGGGGGGAATTGCTAGAAGCCGCAAAGGCGGACTGGACCAAGGTCGAACCTGCAATTTTCGGCACCTTGCTGGAGCAAGCGCTAACCCCCGGCGAAAGAGCAAAGCTGGGCGCGCACTACACCCCGCGGCCCTATGTCGAACGGCTGGTGCAGGCGACCATCATGGACGTGCTGGAGGCCGAATGGGATGCGGTGCAGCGGCCCGTGGAAGGCGAACTATCGCTGGCAATCGTGCAGGCCTTCCATGACCGCCTGTGCGTCCTACGCGTGCTTGATCCGGCCTGTGGGACCGGTAATTTCCTCTATGTCGCCATGGAAAACCTGATGCGGCTGGAAAGCGACGTGGTGGAAACCATTCGCCAGCTTGGCGGCACGGTGGAGCCGTGTGTAGGGCCGCAACAATTCCTGGGGCTGGAATTGAATCCGCGCGCCGCCGTGATTGCGGAACTGGTGTTGTGGATCGGCTGGCTGCGCTGGCGCATGGCCAATGATCCAGCCGCTGCGCCCGAGCCGGTGCTGAAACAATTCGGCAATATCAATTTCGGCGGGCACGCGGGCTATGACGCAGTGCTACGGCACAAGCCGACGGGCGAAGCCGATACGGATAACCCGATGGCGCCCGATTGGCCCGAGGCCGATTTCATTATCGGGAACCCCCCATTTATTGCGGGCCAGGATTTGCGGGAGGAATTGGGCAGCGATTATGCCGAGGCGCTCTGGAAGGCGAACCCCCGTGTGCCAAAAGCGGCTGATTTTGTGATGCAGTGGTGGGACCGGGCGGCGCATATGCTGGTAGCCGCAAACAGTCCGCTAATCCGGTTTGGTTTCGTGACTACCAATTCGATTACGCAGACCTTCAGCCGCCGCGTGATCGAGCGCTACCTTGCGAGCAACATGTTGTCCCTTCGCTATGCTGTGCCCGACCACCCATGGGTAAAACCCCCTAAGGCAGAAGCGAAGGCCAAAGGTGTTCCGCGCTCGAAGGATCGAAAGAAAGTTGCAGGCACAGCGGCTGTTCGTATCGCCATGACGGTGGCAGACCGGAATCCAGCCGAAGGCCAGATAGTCACCACGAAACGCGAAAGCGCGCTGGATACAGATAGCCCGCAAGTAGAATATTTTCCGCCAGTAACTGGCCGGATCAATGCAGACCTCTCCACTGGCACCGATGTTACCCAAGCGGCGCGCTTGCTGGCCAATGCGGGCATTTGTCATGACGGGGTGAAATTGCACGGGAAGGCTTTCGCCTTGCAGCGCAAAGAGGCTGAGGCTCTCGGCCTAGGCCGCCGGGACGGACTGGAGCAATACATTCGCCCCTATCGCAACGGCATGGACCTGACAGGGCGAAACCCGCTCGAAGTCGAAACCAAGATGGTGATCGACCTGTTCGGGGTGGGCGAGCGAGAAGTTCGCCGACGGTTTCCCGAGGTCTACCAGCACTTGCTGGACACAGTGAAGCCAGAACGAGATAAAAATCGACGCGCGACCTATCGCCAAAATTGGTGGATTCATGGTGAGCCAAGGCGCGAAATGCGGCCAGCGCTTGACGGCTTGATTCGCTATATTGGCACCGTTGATACCGCCAAGCATAGGTTGTTTCAGTTTCTTCCTGCCGAAGTTCTTTGCGATGATGGCGTCGTTATCTTCTGTTGTGCCACTCCGGTCGAATTGGGGGTTTTAACATCGGTCATCCACTTGGCTTGGGCCCTTGCTGTGGGTGGGACGCTTGAGGACAGGCCGCGATACTTCAAATCTCTTTGCTTCGATCCCTTCCCTTTCCCCGATGCGACACCAGCGCAGCGCGCGGTAATTGGCGAACTGGCCGAGGAACTGGACGAAACCCGCAAGCTGGCACTGGCCGAAGTGCCGCGTCTCACCATGACCGAAATCTACAACCTGCGCGACCGGCAGCGCAGCGGGCAACTGGCGGACCTGCTGGATGTCGAACGCGCCAAGGCCGCGCGTGTGGGCATTATCGATCGGCTGCACCAGCAAATCGATGCCGAGGTGGCAGCCGCCTACGGCTGGCCAGCCGATCTGTCACCGGCTGAAATAGTCACCCGGCTGGTCGCCCTGAATGCCGAGCGCGCCGCCGAGGAAAAGGCCGAGAAAGTCCGCTGGCTTCGCCCTGAATACCAGGTGCCACGCTTTGCCGCAAAAAAGGCATAGCGGCTGCATGAGGCTAAGGTTTCACTAGCCTCATAAAGCGACGAATGGCTCAGCATCTGAAAACGGCGAATCGGCAACCCTTTCAATCGTCTTCATGGCAAAATCTGGTCTTTCCCGTCTTTGCGACATTGATTCAGCACTAGTCCGCAAAACCGCGCACAGATCTTCAAACCCGTCCGTTACTGTTCGCTGGTGCTCATGTTTGGACGCCGGTACACTCATGGCTAGGTTATCCTCAGGGGTTTTTCCCCAATACCCCGTCATAAGTCGTCGCACTTCCTTGCCCGCTCAATTCCGCACGGCTAATTAGAACGTGTCGAGAACGCGGGTGCATCCACCCGGACAGTGCTGAAAGGAAACGATAAGTGCCCTGACATACGAAACCCCGCCGGGTTAGGACGGGGCTCCGCGCGAATAGATTGGCGTCCCTTCGCGTGGATTACCTACCGTTCCTGATCCGTGCGGACAACCGGAAACTTGGCCAATGGTCACTTTTTAGAGGCCGGCGGCTGAGCCCCCAGTCCAGGATCGGAGCAGAAATACCATGATAAATCAACATATTAAATCAAGCCACGCCGCGCTTGAACCCCTTGCCTATTCTATCAACGAAGCCTGCCGCGTCTCCAGTCTTGGGCGGACCCAGCTCTACTCGCTAATCAAGCAGCGACGGCTAGAGGTGCGCAAGATTGGTAGGCGCACCCTCATTCCCGCCTCTTCTCTGCGCAACCTCATTGAAGGGGGCGGGGAATGATCGATATCCAGCGAATCGCCAAGTTCTACGGAGGCACGGTCTGCAACGGTAACGCCGTGATCCGCACACCGGGCCATTCCAGCCGCGACCGGGGGACTGCGCTTAAACCAAGCGTCGGCGCTCCCGATGGCCTGCTTGTAACCTGTTACAACGGCGACACTGCCGATG
This is a stretch of genomic DNA from Aurantiacibacter arachoides. It encodes these proteins:
- a CDS encoding class I SAM-dependent DNA methyltransferase, with translation MTVNEFIAKWAGVTGGAERANYGQFINDMCQALGLPIPGVAEGGVLGDYQFEGPVAGGGIGGNTGSIDLYKRGCFVLEAKQSKLSVADKAQSQLFDVAESAPAAPSGARYDRLMRDALAQAKRYAVNLPASHPWPPFLIVCDVGRAFELYFDWSGNGRGFGYFPDQASYRLELHQLADPDKQAILRAIWTDPASIDPRAKSAEVSRDIAKRLAEVSKWLESVQRLRTSEASDSERSLAIEETALFLMRLIFCMFAEDVGLLPKASFRAFLERSVTNEAAFEPELRALWTVMGRAGGERYASAIGKEVRYFNGGLFASAQTYKLSNADRGELLEAAKADWTKVEPAIFGTLLEQALTPGERAKLGAHYTPRPYVERLVQATIMDVLEAEWDAVQRPVEGELSLAIVQAFHDRLCVLRVLDPACGTGNFLYVAMENLMRLESDVVETIRQLGGTVEPCVGPQQFLGLELNPRAAVIAELVLWIGWLRWRMANDPAAAPEPVLKQFGNINFGGHAGYDAVLRHKPTGEADTDNPMAPDWPEADFIIGNPPFIAGQDLREELGSDYAEALWKANPRVPKAADFVMQWWDRAAHMLVAANSPLIRFGFVTTNSITQTFSRRVIERYLASNMLSLRYAVPDHPWVKPPKAEAKAKGVPRSKDRKKVAGTAAVRIAMTVADRNPAEGQIVTTKRESALDTDSPQVEYFPPVTGRINADLSTGTDVTQAARLLANAGICHDGVKLHGKAFALQRKEAEALGLGRRDGLEQYIRPYRNGMDLTGRNPLEVETKMVIDLFGVGEREVRRRFPEVYQHLLDTVKPERDKNRRATYRQNWWIHGEPRREMRPALDGLIRYIGTVDTAKHRLFQFLPAEVLCDDGVVIFCCATPVELGVLTSVIHLAWALAVGGTLEDRPRYFKSLCFDPFPFPDATPAQRAVIGELAEELDETRKLALAEVPRLTMTEIYNLRDRQRSGQLADLLDVERAKAARVGIIDRLHQQIDAEVAAAYGWPADLSPAEIVTRLVALNAERAAEEKAEKVRWLRPEYQVPRFAAKKA
- a CDS encoding helix-turn-helix domain-containing protein; translation: MINQHIKSSHAALEPLAYSINEACRVSSLGRTQLYSLIKQRRLEVRKIGRRTLIPASSLRNLIEGGGE